CGCGGCGCTGTTCAGGCCTATCGCCACCTGCGCAGCCTGCGGAGCGATGGCCACGAGCCGGTGCTGCTGCGGCACCGTCAAGCTCCAGGCCGAGAGCCCCCACACCGCTAGCACCGCAGCGGTTCCGGCCACCGACCGCGTCGCGATGGGCACCGCCAGGAGCGCTGCCGCGAACACGACCAGCCCGCCCAGGAGCACGACGTCGGGCCCGATCCGGTCGGTCAGCCGGCCGCCCAGCGCGTTACCGACCACACCGCAGGCCCCGAACACCAGCAGCAGCCAGGTGAGGCCCGTGCCCGTCACCCCGGCGTTCACCGCCACGACCTGCCCCACGTAGGTGTAGACCGTGAAGCCACCGAGGAACAGCAGCACCGTCGTGGTGATCACCGCCAGCACCCGCCGGTCGGCGAGCACCGCCAGCCGGGCCCGCAGCGTCGCGATCGGGGGCGTCGGCAGCGCCGGCAGCCGCGCGGCCAGCACCGCGAGAGCGACCCCGGCGGTGGCGGCGACGAGGCCGAAGCTGCCCTGCCAGCCCACCGCGTTGCCGACGTAGGTGCCGACCGGCACGCCCAGCACGGTCGCCGCGGTCGTGCCCCCGAGCACGACCGCCAGCGCGCGCCCGCGCCGTTCGGGAGCCACCAGCGTGACGGCCGCCGCGGCCGCCGCGGGCGTGTAGAGGGCCGCGCCGGCGGCAGCCAGCACCCTCGTCGCCAGCAGGACGGCGAACCCCGGCGCCAGCGCGGACCCGACGTTCGCCAGCGCGAAGAGCGCGAGCGCGCTGAGCAGCAGCGTCCGTCGCGCGACCCGTGCGGTCGCGGCGGCCAGCACCGGCGCGAGCACGCCGAACGTCACGGCGAACACCGTGACAAGCTGGCCCGCCTCGGCCAGCGACACGTGCAGGTCCGCGCCCAGACGGCGCAGCACGCCCGCGACGACGAAGGTGTCGGTGCCGATCGCGAACGACCCCAAGGCCAGGACGGCGACCAGGCGCAGCACGCTGCGGTCATCGCTTCGGTGGGCGCTCATGCCGCCACCTGCGCGCCGCTCGCCGTGCGATCGCGGACGACGCGTCCGTCGAGGAGGACCATCTCGATGTCGTCCGGGCGCGAGAGCACCGTGATGTCTTGCGCCGGGTCGCCGTCGGTCACGACGAGGTCGGCGAGACGGCCGGCCTCGACGATGCCGGCGGTGTCGCCGCGCCCCGCCAGCGCCGCGCCGTTCGCCGTGGCCCAGGTGAGCACCGTCGCCGGGTCGATACCTGCCAGCTCGACGTACGCCGCGAGCTCACGGGCGTAGGTGCCGTGCGGCGTCCACGCGAAGCCGAAGTCGTCGCCCGCGACGATCTTGATGCCCAGCTCGACGGCGCGCGGCAGCATCCAGATCGTGTTGTCGATCTCGGCCTGGTAGTCGAGCTTCTCGAGGTACTCGGGCGTCTTGCCGTGCTCCGCTCCGTGCAGCAGGAGCTGTCGCGGTTGGTAGAGACTCGGGACAACGTAGATGCCCTGTGCCGCAATGGCTTGCAGCGCTTCCTCGTCGGCGTACGACGCGTGGTCGATGACGTCGACCTCGGCGCGGATCGCGTTGCGGATGCCCTCGACACCTCGGGAGTGGGCGCGCACCATCACGCCCCGGGGCCGTGCCGTGCGCACGACTGCCTGCAGCTCCTCGAGCGTGTAGAGGATCTCGTCGGACTTCGCGTTCGGGTAGGTGTCGTCGCCGGACGAGAACGTCTTGATGATCTGCGCGCCCTGGTCGATCTCGATGGTGGTGCGCTCGACCATCTCGGCCACCGTGTCGACGATCGGCATGAGGTCGGCCGGGAACCGCCCCGCCACCTCAGGGTTGCGGCGCTCCGGGGGTGCCGACACCATCAGGTCGCGACTGCAGGCGGTGATGCGCGGGCCCTCGATCCACCCATCGGCGATGGCCCGCCTCAGCACCATGTCGAGGCCAGAGACCGACCCCGCCCCGACCAGCCCGGTGTAGCCCAGCTGCACCATCGCGGCGGCGTTGCGCGCCGCTCGCAGGGTGAGCTCGGGCAGCGAGTACTTGAACATCGTGTCGCGAGCGGTGACGACGTCGATGTAGGCGATGTGGCTGTGGCCCAACGTCATCCCGGGCATGACCGTACGGCCGCTCAGGTGGCGCACGTCCAGGTCGGGGTCGTCGACAGGTGCGTCGGCGGCCGGGAGCACGGCCGAGATCGTCGTGCCCTCGACCAGCACGCTCTGGTGCGGGACGGACGCACGGCCGCGGCCCTCCTGGACCGCGACGTCGTGCAGCAGGATGCGGGAGGTCATGTGGGTTCCTCTGGGTGGGGGTCGGGAGTGGGATCGGTGAGGTTGCGGTGTTCGCTCGGTGCACGCGCGAACACCAGCCAGACGATGTCGACGCCCGGCCGGCAGCTCAGCCACACCAGGCCGGCCTCCCTGCGGCTGGGTTCGTTCGTCACGGCGACGTCGGCGGCTCCGCGCCGCACCAGCTCGGCGGCGTGCCGCGTGGAGCGGGCCGCCACGCGCACCACCTCGCGGTGGGCCAGCGGCGGTGGGACGAGGCCG
This window of the Angustibacter sp. Root456 genome carries:
- a CDS encoding amidohydrolase family protein, which produces MTSRILLHDVAVQEGRGRASVPHQSVLVEGTTISAVLPAADAPVDDPDLDVRHLSGRTVMPGMTLGHSHIAYIDVVTARDTMFKYSLPELTLRAARNAAAMVQLGYTGLVGAGSVSGLDMVLRRAIADGWIEGPRITACSRDLMVSAPPERRNPEVAGRFPADLMPIVDTVAEMVERTTIEIDQGAQIIKTFSSGDDTYPNAKSDEILYTLEELQAVVRTARPRGVMVRAHSRGVEGIRNAIRAEVDVIDHASYADEEALQAIAAQGIYVVPSLYQPRQLLLHGAEHGKTPEYLEKLDYQAEIDNTIWMLPRAVELGIKIVAGDDFGFAWTPHGTYARELAAYVELAGIDPATVLTWATANGAALAGRGDTAGIVEAGRLADLVVTDGDPAQDITVLSRPDDIEMVLLDGRVVRDRTASGAQVAA
- a CDS encoding MFS transporter; the protein is MSAHRSDDRSVLRLVAVLALGSFAIGTDTFVVAGVLRRLGADLHVSLAEAGQLVTVFAVTFGVLAPVLAAATARVARRTLLLSALALFALANVGSALAPGFAVLLATRVLAAAGAALYTPAAAAAAVTLVAPERRGRALAVVLGGTTAATVLGVPVGTYVGNAVGWQGSFGLVAATAGVALAVLAARLPALPTPPIATLRARLAVLADRRVLAVITTTVLLFLGGFTVYTYVGQVVAVNAGVTGTGLTWLLLVFGACGVVGNALGGRLTDRIGPDVVLLGGLVVFAAALLAVPIATRSVAGTAAVLAVWGLSAWSLTVPQQHRLVAIAPQAAQVAIGLNSAAVFLGIGAAGACGGLALGHVSAPELGYVGGALVLVAWLVAAAQVVLARRAARSCATNAATSAV